In the genome of Lathyrus oleraceus cultivar Zhongwan6 chromosome 4, CAAS_Psat_ZW6_1.0, whole genome shotgun sequence, the window ATCAACACTTAAATCGcaaaattgaactaaaaggttctcgttaAGTACAACGGgcgtgagggatgctaataccttcctctcGCGTAATtcactcccgaacccgaatatggttgtgacgaccattattccgttctccaaaggttttatcgatattttcctattccttcattgggataaatcactacgccaaacaagaccttagacagcgctttttttggccttagacagcgctttaaagcgctgtctaaacctccgctgctaaaggtttagacagcgcttttttaaatcttaaaagcgctgtctaagccccccccccttagacagcgctttggccaaaagcgctttctaagaccctcctattttaatttttttaggtataccttagacagcgcttttggccaaagcgctgtctaaggggggggggggcttagacagcgcttttcaaaaagcgctgtctaagccccccctattttaatttttttaggtataccttagacagcgcttaaggcaaaagcgctgtctaaggggggggcttagacagcgcttttcaaaaagcgctgtctaagccccccccccccccccttagacagcgcttttgcctaaagcgctttctaacccccccttagacagcgctttttacagaagcgctgtctaatgtatacgaaaatttttgaagcttttgttttaaaccacattttttccaggtttataaaccagaatttctacctgttttcaaccagattttgacagacagttatcacattttatacatgccattttggccttttttctaccaatttttggctaacaaatatatatatatataccaattcaaaccaattttgccttaaatgtatcaaaatatatacaaatttatgtacacatttacaagtcattacatatactacaaatgtacacattaattacacaaatttatgaaaaaactttgagctctatcatgaattgacaccactcctctttgatttcgtccacttgatcctttgtataaaatgcacacttgaattcctcaaagtactacataataatataacatattttgaattaattccaactatttaattatatgagatatgtgtaaatataaaaataactcataagttagaaatacatacatcggtgggaatcactaatcggcccaaagcaagagtatctcgcataaacctcaacacgaaatacccgcaatctatttgattacgttgttgaggacactacatgaaaaaaaaatatggattataaatcctaagttttatcaagtgtcatcactaatataataaaaaatgtggtaattaaaaatataccgccactttaatccatgtaatgcggttggcgctcctccttgaggtttggatatctcgttgggcccgaaaagcttgtaggacgctaataaaataaaaatgaagcaattagaacaattcacataaactaagaaaaattttgaacattctcacttacgtgtcaattaggttcttcatatccgggtatgttgtccaatcatttcctaacgagtcaagataatacacaatttctcggataggattgattgcgagcaacaaccaatgtccactgtaatgattaggcaaatgttagatggtaacttggaaaataattataatagatgaatttagaatgaaatgctaacccggtattaaacggtataaaaaacaacttctccgcatctttattcTCCATGAGGATCTGAAGAACATACTCCGTCACGGTAtgcggtctacttaagattaaacctaagttgacggtcgcgggtgctaagaatccgaatgactcgtccaaatcattggggcgcatcaatttgtcatacaaaaacctaatataaaaacatcattaacacctcttttgaaacataaagtaaaccggattaacataaagtaaacatcattaacataagttgtttaattaataaaacaaagtagaccggatttacctaatatatgtattgacaacgttgacgccgatttcttcatgaccaaaaacttgcatgaagtcttcattaccaatcatttggtcgtaatcaaagccgaaaatccctacctccatatgtacattccgaacacctccggtcggtatatcggtcatctctataaatgtcctgaggcacgacctatacttggcggtaggttttttcctagctacggtcttcttagcaccagaactttttacccgtgcggaggcgttgctaacctcctttttttgttgtgcggaggcattgctaacctcattttcttttgatttggattttgtgggagtctatttaacataaccaaggaaaatatgtaagtaaaattttaagcataaattttaaactttgaatatacacattaaagttaacataagttttaagcatacctcatatcctacgcatatgaggtttgtcggccatgcaacaaacgaacctactgcttcgtgcaccgttgttgcatccgaatcatcgctaggatatggtaatgctgcattcggctcaactgcaatatcaactgataccttcaaacatccagcagggagctctctagtgtggagtaatactccgctaacgttatgcacttttcccttgccaaccatccgatagtatggtgacgacaaatacagctgacaatgggaaatgccctaaaaccaataataacaagaaatcgttaatgtgtatatatgtcaaatacataatttaagcaaatagttcaatttaagacaattatatgtaattacctctggaatgttcggctgaaaggtacagttgatactgtttttgtccgaagcatctctgtataccgttgaggcgctagcctctctttctctcctcaatgcatcaagctcagcttgcatggcttccaatcttgcatgaagctcccgattactaggagcctttccttttttaacactgagggaggtcggagtgactccaaatcccttacccctcacccgaccagaatactcagggacatctaatgcccgactaagtatgctcttagtatcatcgggagatagagactgagatagctcctcctgaaaaatcagatgaataccgtatacttgtcaaatatttgtgtataaaaatgttattcaattaatgaaaaaatgttatacttacacatttctggtatacgtttaaaacttcttcttgtggaactccagatttgcccacacgggcttccttccacaaaacatgtgcaggaagagatgtttctgaactttcctccttctgcagctacacattaagtcatacaatttgatcagataaaactaatatatgatgaacaaatttgttttcgcaatttataaatacttaccatggattgttctaagcgtccatatccgacacgtccttctcggtacggatatgcgggacttgatgctctttcccgatttgtagcacttattctttgaaaagtcgggtcttgtcttttggatttgaaagcttcccattcttcagccgatatcaaactttcatattttctaggaagctccgcatccacaaaattaccatccgcatccttaaggaacttggatgataaaaatgtccgaaaccctctaagaagctttccggccaatttcatacaaaaccctcttctttcttcttcgatgttaaaacatcgctaagaaaaacatacaaattgatagttagtatcggtaattgaaaaaacataattgataccgtataattaagggccaaatgattgtacctttatctcactccaaattttttctttggactctttcaactctttatttctccaatcatcacatgtaatgggaatttcattccttactagtgcaccgatgaaactagttaaggtatgcccattaggttctataagttgtccctggttgttccaagagacatctagtatgatgcctcgagatcttccttggaccacccttcgcattactgtgatgcctcttcgaatttcttcttccgcggatactttactaacttcctcatgttggttatcagccatgtctaacctgtaataaaccaaggaaaccatcaaatatcaaatataacttataatcaaagcaattgaaaacaaaaaaataaagaaatcatgcattatcagatataacttataatcaaagcaattgaaaacaaaaatataatgaaatcatgcattatcacatataacttataatcaaaacaaatgaaaaaaataaaataaagaaaccatggataatttacctaagtcactaacatctctttcttttctttgttggaatattaatcacttgtttcttagcaatgcgtacggatgaattgatccaaattccctcattatgatcgtttcttatatatgactcatccggtataagatcctcaacttcatcatttctattcaactcattccgtctaatgcat includes:
- the LOC127138700 gene encoding uncharacterized protein LOC127138700 → MTDIPTGGVRNVHMEVGIFGFDYDQMIGNEDFMQVFGHEEIGVNVVNTYIRFLYDKLMRPNDLDESFGFLAPATVNLGLILSRPHTVTEYVLQILMENKDAEKLFFIPFNTGGHWLLLAINPIREIVYYLDSLGNDWTTYPDMKNLIDTVLQAFRAQRDIQTSRRSANRITWIKVACPQQRNQIDCGYFVLRFMRDTLALGRLVIPTDYFEEFKCAFYTKDQVDEIKEEWCQFMIELKVFS